The following proteins come from a genomic window of Geomonas sp. RF6:
- the bfr gene encoding bacterioferritin produces MKGNEKMIEHLNRLLAEELTAINQYMVHAEMAENWGYKRIHKQIEDRAMAEMRHAEKLIARIIFLEGRPTVNPPLTINIGSEVPKMHENDRLLEEGAIRGYNDSVRLAVEIGDNGTREILVAILAEEEEHIDELEAQLDEIAQMGPQNYLVAQICKE; encoded by the coding sequence ATGAAAGGGAACGAAAAGATGATAGAGCACCTCAACAGGCTTCTTGCCGAGGAGCTCACCGCCATCAACCAGTACATGGTCCATGCTGAAATGGCCGAGAACTGGGGGTACAAACGGATACACAAGCAGATCGAGGACAGGGCAATGGCGGAGATGAGGCATGCGGAGAAGCTGATTGCGCGCATCATCTTCCTCGAGGGGCGCCCAACCGTCAACCCGCCGCTGACGATCAACATCGGCTCCGAGGTCCCGAAGATGCACGAAAACGACCGGCTCCTGGAAGAGGGGGCGATCCGCGGCTACAACGACAGCGTCCGGCTGGCGGTGGAGATCGGAGACAACGGCACACGCGAGATCCTTGTGGCGATCCTGGCGGAAGAAGAGGAGCACATCGATGAGCTGGAAGCACAGCTCGACGAGATCGCGCAGATGGGGCCCCAGAACTACCTGGTGGCGCAGATCTGTAAAGAGTAA
- a CDS encoding rhomboid family intramembrane serine protease: MKDRSVLCPQCGQLMGSSQARCSWCNTPRPGRLQWAVSRQGGWLVQTILGANIVFFLLSLALNGRHAFSAGPLNILSPSRMSLLLLGATGTVPVVDLGRVWTLLAANYLHGGLLHIFFNMMALRQIAPWVSREYGPNRMFIIYTLSGIGGFLLSVVADVPFTIGASAAICGLIGALLYFGKSRGGCYGAAVYREVSGWVISLALFGFVFPGINNWGHGGGILSGIVLGKLLGYQEHGEENLLHRILSIACAAATAGVLVWAALTATAARFL, encoded by the coding sequence ATGAAGGACCGCTCCGTCCTCTGCCCGCAGTGCGGACAATTGATGGGCAGTAGCCAGGCGCGCTGCTCGTGGTGCAACACGCCGCGTCCGGGGCGATTGCAGTGGGCCGTCTCCCGTCAGGGGGGATGGCTGGTGCAAACGATCCTCGGGGCAAACATCGTCTTCTTCCTCCTCTCGCTCGCCCTCAACGGCCGACACGCCTTTTCCGCGGGTCCCTTGAACATCCTTTCCCCGAGCCGCATGAGTCTTCTCCTCCTCGGCGCGACCGGCACCGTTCCGGTCGTCGACCTCGGCCGGGTGTGGACCCTTCTCGCCGCCAATTACCTGCACGGCGGACTCCTGCACATCTTCTTCAATATGATGGCGCTGCGACAGATCGCCCCCTGGGTGTCGCGGGAGTACGGGCCGAACCGCATGTTCATCATCTACACCCTCAGCGGGATCGGCGGCTTTCTGCTGTCCGTCGTCGCCGACGTCCCCTTCACCATCGGTGCGTCCGCCGCGATCTGCGGCCTCATCGGCGCGCTCCTCTACTTCGGGAAGAGCCGCGGAGGGTGCTACGGCGCCGCCGTCTACCGGGAGGTCAGCGGCTGGGTCATCAGCCTCGCCCTCTTTGGGTTCGTCTTTCCCGGAATCAACAACTGGGGTCACGGTGGGGGAATCCTCTCCGGTATCGTCCTCGGAAAACTCCTCGGCTACCAGGAACATGGCGAGGAGAACCTCCTGCATCGCATCCTCTCCATCGCCTGTGCCGCCGCGACCGCCGGCGTCCTCGTCTGGGCGGCATTGACGGCAACCGCCGCGCGCTTTCTCTAG
- a CDS encoding FprA family A-type flavoprotein has protein sequence MQASLVTDNIYRLSANIESDVLFEGMWPLPHGCAMNSYVIKGRDVAIVDGVCDWDGVPETLYAQMAEIGVDVKDIRYVIINHTEPDHTGWIKSFQKITNDFEVVITQKGLELAQAFYGLDVKYRTVRSGDSIDLGNGKKLVFEETPNVHWPDTMVTYEASTGTLLPCDAFGSYGSVGTAGCDDEMTEEQLQFYEEEALRYFANIVARFHPSVVRAIDKLKNLDVKIIAPGHGLVWRRDPQRVVSLYQRFASFGAGPAEPVVTVLWGSMYGNTEKAIAPLLEGLASEGVKAIVHQVPQTHISDILASAWRSTGVILAMPTYEFKMFPPMAAVIDELGRKMVTGKVALRVGSFGWSGGAQRELDEIMEHQKMKWQFLEPVEFKGAASEEQLQLIRERAAELARQVKAAAIVAAA, from the coding sequence ATGCAGGCATCATTGGTAACCGACAATATCTACCGGCTCTCCGCCAATATAGAATCGGACGTCCTTTTCGAGGGGATGTGGCCGCTGCCGCACGGCTGCGCCATGAACTCCTATGTCATCAAGGGGCGTGACGTGGCGATCGTAGACGGCGTTTGCGACTGGGACGGCGTCCCCGAAACTCTCTACGCGCAGATGGCGGAGATCGGCGTCGACGTGAAGGACATCCGCTACGTGATCATAAACCACACCGAGCCGGACCACACCGGGTGGATCAAGTCTTTCCAGAAGATCACCAACGACTTCGAGGTGGTCATCACCCAGAAGGGGCTGGAACTGGCGCAGGCCTTCTACGGGCTCGACGTGAAGTACAGGACCGTGCGCTCCGGTGACAGCATCGATCTCGGTAACGGGAAGAAGCTCGTCTTCGAGGAGACCCCGAACGTGCACTGGCCGGACACCATGGTGACGTACGAGGCATCCACCGGCACCCTCCTGCCGTGCGACGCCTTCGGCAGCTACGGCTCCGTCGGGACCGCCGGGTGCGACGACGAGATGACCGAGGAGCAGCTGCAGTTCTACGAGGAGGAGGCGCTTCGTTACTTCGCAAACATCGTGGCCCGCTTTCACCCCTCGGTGGTTCGCGCCATCGACAAGCTGAAGAACCTGGACGTAAAGATCATCGCTCCGGGGCACGGGCTCGTGTGGCGCCGCGACCCGCAGAGGGTGGTCTCCCTCTACCAGCGCTTCGCCTCCTTCGGGGCGGGACCTGCAGAGCCGGTCGTGACGGTATTGTGGGGGAGCATGTACGGCAACACCGAAAAAGCGATCGCGCCTCTTCTGGAGGGGCTCGCCTCCGAGGGGGTGAAGGCGATCGTCCATCAGGTGCCGCAGACGCATATCAGCGACATCCTCGCCTCCGCCTGGCGCTCCACCGGCGTCATCCTCGCCATGCCGACCTACGAGTTCAAGATGTTCCCGCCGATGGCGGCAGTCATCGATGAGCTGGGTCGGAAGATGGTGACCGGAAAGGTGGCGCTCAGGGTCGGAAGCTTCGGCTGGTCCGGCGGCGCCCAGCGCGAGCTCGACGAGATCATGGAGCACCAGAAGATGAAGTGGCAGTTCCTGGAGCCGGTCGAGTTCAAGGGAGCCGCCTCCGAGGAGCAGCTGCAACTCATCAGGGAGCGCGCGGCGGAGCTTGCCCGCCAGGTGAAAGCTGCCGCCATCGTAGCTGCCGCCTGA
- a CDS encoding molybdenum cofactor biosynthesis protein MoaE encodes MVRITEEEISPETIYRELGTSGAGSVVFHYSVVKPQETAGGTTCHVEFRMTEEAEEELQQIAEDLKGSYVLRDVLLVRRSGRVPLGEIISLVAASSPNSEDAFEACKAGIIRLKKMKSVEKKEVCS; translated from the coding sequence GTGGTACGCATTACTGAGGAAGAGATTTCGCCAGAAACGATCTACAGGGAACTCGGCACGAGCGGCGCGGGCTCGGTGGTCTTCCATTACTCCGTCGTCAAGCCGCAGGAGACGGCGGGAGGGACTACGTGCCATGTCGAGTTCCGGATGACGGAGGAGGCCGAGGAAGAGCTGCAGCAGATAGCGGAGGATCTGAAGGGGTCGTATGTCCTGCGGGACGTATTGCTGGTGCGGCGCTCCGGCCGGGTGCCCCTCGGGGAAATCATATCTCTGGTGGCGGCGAGCTCGCCAAACAGTGAGGATGCCTTCGAGGCATGCAAGGCGGGGATAATCCGGCTGAAGAAAATGAAGAGCGTGGAAAAAAAGGAGGTGTGCTCGTAG
- a CDS encoding cupin domain-containing protein: MNNLHLGTLLLGALLFAVPAAAPLSAAEEAEHPVFINADEMKWDSAPPGLPAGAKATVVYGDPHKPGPFVVRLMTPAGYKIMPHWHTRAENLTVISGALYLGGGDSFDYSKAHALKPGGYHYLPARMHHFAFTDMPTVVQIHGEGPFDINYVRQSDDPRGQVR; the protein is encoded by the coding sequence ATGAACAACCTTCATCTCGGGACCCTGCTCCTCGGAGCACTCCTTTTCGCTGTACCTGCCGCTGCGCCGCTATCGGCCGCAGAGGAGGCAGAGCATCCCGTTTTCATCAACGCAGACGAAATGAAGTGGGACAGCGCCCCGCCGGGTCTTCCTGCGGGTGCGAAGGCGACGGTCGTCTATGGCGACCCGCACAAGCCGGGGCCGTTCGTGGTCCGGCTCATGACTCCCGCTGGATACAAGATCATGCCTCACTGGCACACCAGGGCGGAAAACCTCACGGTCATCTCCGGCGCGCTCTACCTCGGCGGCGGCGACAGTTTCGACTACTCGAAGGCCCATGCCCTGAAGCCGGGTGGATACCACTACCTGCCGGCCAGGATGCACCACTTCGCTTTCACAGACATGCCGACGGTGGTCCAGATACACGGCGAGGGGCCGTTCGACATCAACTACGTGCGCCAGAGTGACGACCCGCGCGGGCAGGTACGGTAG
- a CDS encoding DUF4382 domain-containing protein, whose protein sequence is MKRTIETKIIPSLFLLLVLLAISQVPGCGGGGDGGGGGSATTGTLQVSITDAPPTAPVFASVHLTVDKVVVVPVGREGAPDNDASLPVIATFPSGVGVDILNLHFLPQLLGSATIPAGSYSQVRLILAANPPTALTNYVTFANAPSQRVALTTPSAQQSGVKIIGNFTVTAGVLNTILLDFNPTTAIVVAGNSGNVNLKPTGIRIIQVFDSLANAGSVSGTIRSPAFGAWSSATVSVVPRNPAGSAVTSGIIFSNFSSPSVWKAPFTAILPPTGGGTMPSANYRVLVQAYRATNSQGPVFGLYSSPLFTVSTGVDTAVPPAGVVQLAP, encoded by the coding sequence GTGAAAAGAACGATCGAGACAAAGATCATCCCTTCCCTTTTCCTGCTTCTGGTTCTCCTTGCGATTTCCCAGGTCCCGGGGTGCGGCGGAGGGGGGGACGGAGGTGGGGGAGGAAGCGCGACAACAGGGACGCTGCAGGTCTCCATCACGGACGCGCCCCCGACGGCGCCGGTCTTCGCGAGCGTGCACCTCACGGTGGACAAGGTCGTGGTCGTCCCGGTGGGACGCGAAGGGGCGCCCGACAACGATGCATCCCTCCCGGTCATTGCGACCTTCCCGTCGGGAGTGGGGGTGGACATCCTCAACCTGCACTTCCTGCCGCAACTCCTCGGCAGCGCCACGATCCCTGCGGGGAGCTACAGCCAGGTCAGGCTGATCCTGGCGGCGAACCCTCCCACGGCGCTCACCAACTACGTCACCTTCGCCAACGCCCCGAGCCAAAGGGTCGCACTGACGACGCCGAGCGCGCAGCAGTCGGGGGTGAAGATCATCGGGAATTTCACAGTCACCGCAGGAGTGCTCAACACAATACTTCTCGACTTCAATCCCACTACCGCCATCGTGGTGGCGGGAAACTCCGGGAACGTCAACCTGAAGCCGACCGGGATCAGGATCATCCAGGTCTTCGACTCCCTCGCGAATGCGGGCTCCGTTTCCGGCACGATCCGCTCTCCGGCCTTCGGCGCCTGGTCGAGCGCAACGGTCTCCGTCGTACCGCGCAATCCTGCCGGGAGCGCAGTCACCTCCGGGATTATCTTCAGCAACTTCAGCTCCCCGAGTGTGTGGAAGGCGCCGTTCACAGCGATCTTGCCGCCGACCGGCGGAGGCACCATGCCGTCGGCAAACTACAGGGTGCTGGTGCAGGCGTATCGGGCGACGAACTCGCAGGGTCCGGTCTTTGGCCTGTACTCCTCCCCCCTCTTCACGGTCAGCACGGGAGTCGATACCGCCGTCCCGCCGGCAGGGGTGGTGCAACTGGCACCGTAG
- a CDS encoding flavodoxin family protein — translation MKVVAFNGSPNKEGNTWNALKLVTAELEREGIETEIVHVGNAAIRGCAACYACLKNRNEECVLPGDDVNEWIQKMKAADGILLGTPVHYAAMAGAMKSFLDRAFFVAGVNDGLLRHKVGASVVAVRRSGGLPAFDQLNNFLMYAEMLIPTSNYWNVIHGRTPGEVHQDPEGVQIMRVLGKNMAFLMKLVENGKGAVTPPEREQKTFFSFIH, via the coding sequence ATGAAAGTTGTGGCCTTCAATGGCAGTCCGAACAAAGAGGGGAATACCTGGAACGCACTGAAGCTGGTGACGGCCGAGCTGGAAAGGGAGGGGATCGAGACCGAAATCGTCCATGTGGGGAACGCGGCGATCAGGGGGTGTGCCGCCTGCTACGCCTGCCTGAAGAACAGGAATGAAGAGTGCGTCCTTCCCGGCGATGACGTGAACGAGTGGATACAGAAAATGAAGGCGGCGGACGGCATCCTTCTCGGGACGCCGGTGCACTATGCCGCGATGGCGGGGGCGATGAAATCGTTCCTCGACCGCGCCTTCTTCGTCGCCGGCGTCAATGATGGTCTGCTGCGCCACAAGGTCGGCGCATCGGTGGTGGCGGTGCGCCGCTCCGGCGGGCTCCCCGCATTCGACCAGTTGAACAACTTTCTGATGTACGCGGAGATGCTCATTCCCACCTCCAACTACTGGAACGTCATCCACGGCAGGACGCCCGGTGAGGTGCACCAGGATCCCGAGGGGGTGCAGATCATGCGGGTACTCGGGAAAAACATGGCTTTCCTCATGAAACTCGTGGAAAACGGGAAAGGTGCGGTGACACCGCCGGAGAGAGAGCAGAAGACCTTCTTCAGCTTTATCCACTGA
- a CDS encoding FprA family A-type flavoprotein — protein MAAAHISHGLYRLSVNLFNDTLFEGMWPLPQGCSMNSYVVKGYDVAMVDGVWGMDPAAPAALYRQLQGMGSDVGDIRYVVINHAEPDHTGWLKSLLEMTERVEIVATEKGVEIARSFYGADANYRVVHTGDTIDLGKGKILRFVETPNVHWPETMVTYEEFTGAVLSCDLFGSFGALGMAMCDDQMSGEQLGGYEDEALRYYSNVLAHFSPSVARAIETVKELDPAIIAPAHGPIWRGNPQRIMELYRRFTSFVDGPAEPVVTVIWGSMYGNTEKAIDPIVRGVTSEGVEAVVHRVPQTHVSHILASAWRSTGIILAMPTYEFKMFPPMAAVLEDLGRKQVINKLAFRVGSFGWSGGAQRELEEIVERQKMKWQFLEPVEFRGDAGVETLDLLKERAAHLARAVKERAVCRAAHPYSSPSLDGRGSGGG, from the coding sequence ATGGCGGCAGCGCACATTTCGCACGGACTGTATCGGCTCTCGGTAAACCTCTTCAACGACACCCTTTTTGAAGGGATGTGGCCGCTGCCGCAGGGGTGCTCCATGAACTCGTACGTGGTGAAGGGGTACGATGTAGCCATGGTCGACGGGGTCTGGGGAATGGACCCGGCAGCCCCTGCCGCTCTGTACCGGCAGCTGCAAGGTATGGGAAGCGATGTCGGCGACATCCGCTACGTCGTCATCAACCACGCAGAACCGGATCACACCGGGTGGCTGAAGTCGCTGCTGGAGATGACGGAGCGGGTCGAGATCGTCGCCACCGAGAAGGGAGTGGAGATAGCGAGAAGCTTTTACGGAGCAGATGCCAACTACCGCGTCGTGCATACCGGTGACACCATCGACCTGGGGAAGGGGAAGATACTGCGCTTTGTCGAGACGCCGAACGTGCATTGGCCCGAGACGATGGTGACGTACGAGGAATTCACCGGCGCGGTCCTCTCCTGCGACCTCTTCGGGAGCTTCGGCGCGCTCGGCATGGCCATGTGCGACGACCAGATGAGCGGGGAGCAGCTTGGCGGCTATGAGGACGAGGCGCTGCGCTACTACTCCAATGTCCTCGCCCACTTTTCACCGTCAGTAGCCCGTGCCATCGAGACGGTAAAGGAACTCGATCCCGCAATCATCGCGCCGGCGCATGGCCCGATATGGCGCGGGAACCCGCAACGCATCATGGAGCTGTACCGGCGCTTCACCTCCTTTGTCGACGGCCCGGCCGAGCCGGTGGTGACGGTAATCTGGGGAAGCATGTACGGCAACACGGAAAAGGCAATCGATCCGATTGTTCGGGGGGTGACTTCCGAGGGGGTGGAGGCGGTCGTCCATCGTGTCCCGCAGACGCATGTAAGCCACATCCTCGCCTCCGCCTGGCGCTCGACGGGGATCATTCTCGCCATGCCGACCTACGAGTTCAAGATGTTCCCGCCGATGGCTGCGGTCCTTGAGGATCTCGGGCGCAAGCAGGTGATCAACAAGCTCGCCTTCCGTGTGGGGAGCTTCGGGTGGTCCGGAGGGGCGCAGCGTGAACTGGAGGAGATCGTCGAGCGCCAGAAGATGAAGTGGCAGTTTTTGGAGCCGGTCGAATTCAGGGGGGACGCGGGAGTGGAGACGCTGGATCTATTGAAGGAACGCGCGGCCCACCTGGCGCGCGCGGTGAAGGAGCGGGCGGTTTGTCGAGCCGCTCACCCTTATAGTTCCCCCTCCCTCGACGGGAGGGGGTCAGGGGGTGGGTGA
- a CDS encoding acetyl-CoA hydrolase/transferase C-terminal domain-containing protein, whose product MSELLKRIRRSSLHGKIVTAEETIPYFKDGMNLGWSGFTPAGYPKAVPIALADHVEKHGLQGKLRFNLFIGASVGAETENRWASLDMIDRRWPYQTGKNIAAGINEGRIRMGDKHLSMFAQDLAYGFYTKDTESGKIDIAVIEVSAITEDCGLILTSSCGVVPELMAVADKIILEVNTGEPSFEGMHDIVMCQNPPHRQPFLIRKVNDRIGTSYVPCDPDKIIAIVESKYRDKGRSFTESDENAEAIANHILEFFAHEVKAGRLPKNLLPLQSGVGSIANAVVGGLAKGPFYNLTVYTEVLQDTMLDLFDSGRLDFASSCSLSLSETLGFPRFFENWDRYADKITLRQLAISNSPEAIRRLGCIAMNTPVEIDIYAHANSTLVGGTRMINGLGGSGDFLRNAYLSIMHTPSTRPSKTDPLGISCVVPHCSHIDHTEHDLDVLVTEQGLADCRGLAPKERAKLIIEKCAHPAYRPLLEEYLEIATKECIANKAGHQPQLWDRAFKMHLNLQQNGTMRIRNWDMKIDLCEEPAVPTLQAAQVGAVAAPPA is encoded by the coding sequence ATGTCTGAACTACTGAAGAGGATCAGAAGAAGCTCGCTGCACGGGAAGATTGTGACGGCTGAGGAGACAATCCCGTATTTCAAGGACGGCATGAACCTCGGCTGGTCGGGGTTCACCCCCGCGGGGTACCCGAAGGCGGTGCCGATCGCCTTGGCAGACCATGTGGAAAAGCACGGGCTGCAGGGGAAACTGCGTTTCAACCTCTTCATCGGGGCCTCCGTCGGGGCGGAGACCGAGAACCGCTGGGCCTCGCTCGACATGATCGACCGCCGCTGGCCGTACCAGACGGGGAAGAACATCGCCGCCGGGATCAACGAGGGGCGCATCCGCATGGGCGACAAGCACCTCTCCATGTTTGCCCAGGACCTCGCGTACGGCTTCTACACGAAGGACACCGAGAGCGGCAAGATCGACATCGCCGTTATCGAGGTCTCGGCAATCACCGAGGACTGCGGCCTCATTCTCACCTCCTCCTGCGGCGTCGTGCCGGAACTGATGGCGGTCGCGGACAAGATCATCCTCGAGGTGAACACAGGCGAGCCTTCGTTCGAAGGGATGCATGACATCGTCATGTGCCAGAATCCGCCGCACCGCCAGCCCTTCCTGATCCGCAAGGTCAATGACCGCATCGGCACCTCCTACGTCCCGTGCGACCCGGACAAGATCATCGCCATCGTCGAATCGAAGTACCGGGACAAGGGGCGCTCCTTCACGGAGTCCGACGAGAACGCCGAGGCAATTGCGAACCACATTCTCGAGTTCTTCGCCCATGAGGTGAAGGCGGGGCGCCTCCCGAAGAACCTGCTCCCCCTCCAGTCCGGCGTCGGCTCGATTGCCAACGCGGTCGTCGGGGGGCTGGCGAAGGGGCCCTTTTACAACCTCACGGTGTACACAGAGGTGCTGCAGGACACCATGCTGGACCTTTTTGACTCCGGGCGCCTCGACTTCGCGTCCTCCTGCTCGCTGTCGCTGTCGGAGACCCTCGGCTTCCCGCGCTTCTTCGAAAACTGGGACCGTTACGCCGACAAGATCACCCTGCGCCAGCTCGCCATTTCCAACTCTCCGGAGGCTATACGGCGTCTCGGGTGCATCGCCATGAACACCCCGGTTGAGATCGACATCTACGCCCACGCGAACTCCACGCTTGTCGGCGGGACGAGGATGATCAACGGGCTCGGCGGCTCCGGCGACTTCCTGCGCAACGCCTATCTCTCCATCATGCACACCCCGTCCACGAGGCCGAGCAAGACCGACCCGCTGGGGATTTCCTGCGTGGTGCCGCACTGTTCCCACATCGACCACACCGAGCACGACCTGGACGTGCTGGTAACCGAGCAGGGGCTAGCCGACTGCCGCGGTCTCGCGCCGAAGGAGCGGGCGAAGCTCATCATCGAGAAGTGCGCGCATCCGGCGTACCGGCCGCTCCTCGAGGAGTACCTGGAGATAGCCACGAAGGAGTGCATTGCCAACAAGGCAGGGCACCAGCCGCAGCTTTGGGATCGCGCCTTCAAGATGCACCTGAACTTGCAGCAAAACGGCACCATGAGGATCAGGAACTGGGACATGAAAATAGATCTGTGCGAGGAGCCCGCGGTGCCGACTCTGCAGGCCGCGCAGGTGGGTGCAGTGGCGGCGCCTCCAGCTTAG